A single window of Anser cygnoides isolate HZ-2024a breed goose chromosome 12, Taihu_goose_T2T_genome, whole genome shotgun sequence DNA harbors:
- the DPEP1 gene encoding dipeptidase 1 isoform X1, protein MQASAPHIRARCAAVGVSLPSHPRMRSWGWICSTWLLAAPAAPRCRSLPAATGRIHPTVGDGARAGQCLSFPPQQQQHRWPCCPTAAPPALGVGQPGHGAAGRAGARPPPSTKAGAGSGVAGARSSPARRHTSRKTYCTAATGSSHPSVPGTADTGLIPEQPAAPIPTRGEDRMLRWSVLVLCLLLPCSAQQHLEEAKRIMATTPVIDGHNDLPWQLLKRFNNQLGLPEANLTQLTGTHTNIPKLNTGHVGGQFWSAYVPCETQNKDAVKRTLEQIDVVHRMCELYPETFACVVNSTGIEEAFRNKKVASLIGVEGGHSIDSSLGVLRTFYHLGVRYMTLTHSCNTPWADNWLVDTAEESPVHHGLSSFGKTVVEEMNRLGMMVDLAHVSVDTMKMVLNISKAPVIFSHSSAYSLCPHRRNVPDDVLRMVASKEGLVMVNFYNQYVTCSDKANLSNVADHMDHVKKVAGFQSVGFGGDYDGVTGVPTGLEDVSTYPALVAELLRRNWTEQEVKAALADNLLRVFRKVEEVKMSLQGTAPHEEPIAFKELAGACRTSYGYSDTSGAGPAPLLPAALLLALPLLSTLLS, encoded by the exons ATGCAGGCCTCGGCGCCCCACATCCGGGCTCGCTGTGCCGCAGtgggggtgtccctgcccagccaCCCCAGGatgaggagctggggctggattTGCTCCACGTGGCTCCTCGCCgctcccgcagcccctcggTGCCGCTCCTTGCCCGCGGCCACCGGCAGGATACACCCCACGGTGGGTGATGGGGCGCGGGCAGGacagtgcctcagtttccccccgcagcagcagcagcaccggtGGCCGTGCTGCCCCAccgctgcccccccagccctcggCGTGGGGCAGCCTGGGCACGGAGCTGCGGGGCGCGCTGGAGCTCGGCCACCGCCCAGCACCAAGGCGGGGGCTGGCTCTGGGGTGGCCGGAGCCCGTTCCAGCCCCGCGCGCAGACACACAAGCCGGAAAACGTATTGCACAGCCGCTACTGGGAGCAGCCACCCGAGCGTCCCGGGGACAGCG GACACCGGTCTCATCCCAGAGCAGCCGGCGGCGCCCATACCCACACGGGGCGAGGATAGGATGCTGCGCTGGAGcgtgctggtgctgtgcctgctcctgccctgctcggCGCAGCAGCACCTGGAGGAGGCCAAGCGCATCATGGCGACCACGCCGGTCATCGACGG GCACAACGACCTGCCCTGGCAGCTCCTCAAAAGGTTCAACAACCAGCTGGGGCTGCCGGAGGCCAACCTCACGCAGCTGACCGGCACGCACACCAACATCCCCAAGCTGAACACCGGGCACGTGGGCGGCCAG TTCTGGTCGGCGTACGTGCCCTGCGAGACGCAGAACAAGGATGCAGTGAAGCGCACGCTGGAGCAGATCGACGTGGTGCACCGCATGTGCGAGCTCTACCCCGAGACCTTCGCCTGCGTCGTCAACAGCACCG GCATCGAGGAGGCTTTCCGGAACAAGAAGGTGGCCAGCCTCATCGGCGTGGAGGGCGGCCACTCCATCGACAGCAGCCTGGGCGTCCTGCGCACCTTCTACCACCTGGGCGTCCGCTACATGACCCTCACCCACAGCTGCAACACGCCCTG GGCTGACAACTGGCTGGTGGACACCGCGGAGGAGTCGCCCGTGCACCACGGCCTCTCGTCCTTCGGGAAG ACCGTGGTGGAGGAGATGAACCGCCTGGGCATGATGGTGGACCTGGCCCACGTCTCAGTGGATACCATGAAGATGGTGCTGAACATCTCCAAAGCCCCCGTCATCTTCAGCCACTCGTCCGCCTACAGCCTCTGCCCGCACCGCCGCAACGTGCCGGACGACGTGCTGAGGATGGTG GCCTCCAAGGAGGGGCTGGTGATGGTCAACTTCTACAACCAGTACGTGACGTGCAGTGACAAGGCCAACCTGAGCAACGTCGCGG ACCACATGGACCACGTGAAGAAGGTGGCAGGCTTCCAGTCCGTCGGCTTCGGCGGGGACTACGACGGCGTCACGGG GGTCCCCACGGGCCTGGAGGACGTCTCCACCTACCCGGCGCTGGTGGCGGAGCTGCTGCGCAGGAACTGGACGGAGCAGGAGGTGAAAGCGGCGCTGGCGGACAACCTGCTCCGTGTGTTCAGGAAGGTGGAGGAG GTGAAGATGTCCCTGCAGGGCACGGCGCCCCACGAGGAGCCCATCGCCTTCAAGGAGCTGGCAGGGGCGTGCAGGACGAGCTACGGCTACAGCGACACCAGCGGGGccggcccagccccgctcctgccggcagccctgctcctggcgctgcccctgctcagcaccctgctctcCTAG
- the DPEP1 gene encoding dipeptidase 1 isoform X2 gives MQASAPHIRARCAAVGVSLPSHPRMRSWGWICSTWLLAAPAAPRCRSLPAATGRIHPTVGDGARAGQCLSFPPQQQQHRWPCCPTAAPPALGVGQPGHGAAGRAGARPPPSTKAGAGSGVAGARSSPARRHTSRKTYCTAATGSSHPSVPGTAPAAPIPTRGEDRMLRWSVLVLCLLLPCSAQQHLEEAKRIMATTPVIDGHNDLPWQLLKRFNNQLGLPEANLTQLTGTHTNIPKLNTGHVGGQFWSAYVPCETQNKDAVKRTLEQIDVVHRMCELYPETFACVVNSTGIEEAFRNKKVASLIGVEGGHSIDSSLGVLRTFYHLGVRYMTLTHSCNTPWADNWLVDTAEESPVHHGLSSFGKTVVEEMNRLGMMVDLAHVSVDTMKMVLNISKAPVIFSHSSAYSLCPHRRNVPDDVLRMVASKEGLVMVNFYNQYVTCSDKANLSNVADHMDHVKKVAGFQSVGFGGDYDGVTGVPTGLEDVSTYPALVAELLRRNWTEQEVKAALADNLLRVFRKVEEVKMSLQGTAPHEEPIAFKELAGACRTSYGYSDTSGAGPAPLLPAALLLALPLLSTLLS, from the exons ATGCAGGCCTCGGCGCCCCACATCCGGGCTCGCTGTGCCGCAGtgggggtgtccctgcccagccaCCCCAGGatgaggagctggggctggattTGCTCCACGTGGCTCCTCGCCgctcccgcagcccctcggTGCCGCTCCTTGCCCGCGGCCACCGGCAGGATACACCCCACGGTGGGTGATGGGGCGCGGGCAGGacagtgcctcagtttccccccgcagcagcagcagcaccggtGGCCGTGCTGCCCCAccgctgcccccccagccctcggCGTGGGGCAGCCTGGGCACGGAGCTGCGGGGCGCGCTGGAGCTCGGCCACCGCCCAGCACCAAGGCGGGGGCTGGCTCTGGGGTGGCCGGAGCCCGTTCCAGCCCCGCGCGCAGACACACAAGCCGGAAAACGTATTGCACAGCCGCTACTGGGAGCAGCCACCCGAGCGTCCCGGGGACAGCG CCGGCGGCGCCCATACCCACACGGGGCGAGGATAGGATGCTGCGCTGGAGcgtgctggtgctgtgcctgctcctgccctgctcggCGCAGCAGCACCTGGAGGAGGCCAAGCGCATCATGGCGACCACGCCGGTCATCGACGG GCACAACGACCTGCCCTGGCAGCTCCTCAAAAGGTTCAACAACCAGCTGGGGCTGCCGGAGGCCAACCTCACGCAGCTGACCGGCACGCACACCAACATCCCCAAGCTGAACACCGGGCACGTGGGCGGCCAG TTCTGGTCGGCGTACGTGCCCTGCGAGACGCAGAACAAGGATGCAGTGAAGCGCACGCTGGAGCAGATCGACGTGGTGCACCGCATGTGCGAGCTCTACCCCGAGACCTTCGCCTGCGTCGTCAACAGCACCG GCATCGAGGAGGCTTTCCGGAACAAGAAGGTGGCCAGCCTCATCGGCGTGGAGGGCGGCCACTCCATCGACAGCAGCCTGGGCGTCCTGCGCACCTTCTACCACCTGGGCGTCCGCTACATGACCCTCACCCACAGCTGCAACACGCCCTG GGCTGACAACTGGCTGGTGGACACCGCGGAGGAGTCGCCCGTGCACCACGGCCTCTCGTCCTTCGGGAAG ACCGTGGTGGAGGAGATGAACCGCCTGGGCATGATGGTGGACCTGGCCCACGTCTCAGTGGATACCATGAAGATGGTGCTGAACATCTCCAAAGCCCCCGTCATCTTCAGCCACTCGTCCGCCTACAGCCTCTGCCCGCACCGCCGCAACGTGCCGGACGACGTGCTGAGGATGGTG GCCTCCAAGGAGGGGCTGGTGATGGTCAACTTCTACAACCAGTACGTGACGTGCAGTGACAAGGCCAACCTGAGCAACGTCGCGG ACCACATGGACCACGTGAAGAAGGTGGCAGGCTTCCAGTCCGTCGGCTTCGGCGGGGACTACGACGGCGTCACGGG GGTCCCCACGGGCCTGGAGGACGTCTCCACCTACCCGGCGCTGGTGGCGGAGCTGCTGCGCAGGAACTGGACGGAGCAGGAGGTGAAAGCGGCGCTGGCGGACAACCTGCTCCGTGTGTTCAGGAAGGTGGAGGAG GTGAAGATGTCCCTGCAGGGCACGGCGCCCCACGAGGAGCCCATCGCCTTCAAGGAGCTGGCAGGGGCGTGCAGGACGAGCTACGGCTACAGCGACACCAGCGGGGccggcccagccccgctcctgccggcagccctgctcctggcgctgcccctgctcagcaccctgctctcCTAG
- the DPEP1 gene encoding dipeptidase 1 isoform X3 — translation MLRWSVLVLCLLLPCSAQQHLEEAKRIMATTPVIDGHNDLPWQLLKRFNNQLGLPEANLTQLTGTHTNIPKLNTGHVGGQFWSAYVPCETQNKDAVKRTLEQIDVVHRMCELYPETFACVVNSTGIEEAFRNKKVASLIGVEGGHSIDSSLGVLRTFYHLGVRYMTLTHSCNTPWADNWLVDTAEESPVHHGLSSFGKTVVEEMNRLGMMVDLAHVSVDTMKMVLNISKAPVIFSHSSAYSLCPHRRNVPDDVLRMVASKEGLVMVNFYNQYVTCSDKANLSNVADHMDHVKKVAGFQSVGFGGDYDGVTGVPTGLEDVSTYPALVAELLRRNWTEQEVKAALADNLLRVFRKVEEVKMSLQGTAPHEEPIAFKELAGACRTSYGYSDTSGAGPAPLLPAALLLALPLLSTLLS, via the exons ATGCTGCGCTGGAGcgtgctggtgctgtgcctgctcctgccctgctcggCGCAGCAGCACCTGGAGGAGGCCAAGCGCATCATGGCGACCACGCCGGTCATCGACGG GCACAACGACCTGCCCTGGCAGCTCCTCAAAAGGTTCAACAACCAGCTGGGGCTGCCGGAGGCCAACCTCACGCAGCTGACCGGCACGCACACCAACATCCCCAAGCTGAACACCGGGCACGTGGGCGGCCAG TTCTGGTCGGCGTACGTGCCCTGCGAGACGCAGAACAAGGATGCAGTGAAGCGCACGCTGGAGCAGATCGACGTGGTGCACCGCATGTGCGAGCTCTACCCCGAGACCTTCGCCTGCGTCGTCAACAGCACCG GCATCGAGGAGGCTTTCCGGAACAAGAAGGTGGCCAGCCTCATCGGCGTGGAGGGCGGCCACTCCATCGACAGCAGCCTGGGCGTCCTGCGCACCTTCTACCACCTGGGCGTCCGCTACATGACCCTCACCCACAGCTGCAACACGCCCTG GGCTGACAACTGGCTGGTGGACACCGCGGAGGAGTCGCCCGTGCACCACGGCCTCTCGTCCTTCGGGAAG ACCGTGGTGGAGGAGATGAACCGCCTGGGCATGATGGTGGACCTGGCCCACGTCTCAGTGGATACCATGAAGATGGTGCTGAACATCTCCAAAGCCCCCGTCATCTTCAGCCACTCGTCCGCCTACAGCCTCTGCCCGCACCGCCGCAACGTGCCGGACGACGTGCTGAGGATGGTG GCCTCCAAGGAGGGGCTGGTGATGGTCAACTTCTACAACCAGTACGTGACGTGCAGTGACAAGGCCAACCTGAGCAACGTCGCGG ACCACATGGACCACGTGAAGAAGGTGGCAGGCTTCCAGTCCGTCGGCTTCGGCGGGGACTACGACGGCGTCACGGG GGTCCCCACGGGCCTGGAGGACGTCTCCACCTACCCGGCGCTGGTGGCGGAGCTGCTGCGCAGGAACTGGACGGAGCAGGAGGTGAAAGCGGCGCTGGCGGACAACCTGCTCCGTGTGTTCAGGAAGGTGGAGGAG GTGAAGATGTCCCTGCAGGGCACGGCGCCCCACGAGGAGCCCATCGCCTTCAAGGAGCTGGCAGGGGCGTGCAGGACGAGCTACGGCTACAGCGACACCAGCGGGGccggcccagccccgctcctgccggcagccctgctcctggcgctgcccctgctcagcaccctgctctcCTAG
- the LOC106046522 gene encoding sulfotransferase 2B1-like, producing the protein MERLEVTETFAGIALPGHLHTKESLQFATTFPFRDTDVVIVTYPKSGTTWMQEILTLLYSRGDALPAKTIPNWERAPWLEQIHFRGALRDTAAHRLITSHLPARVLAPLLQRSKAKVIYVARNPKDVVVSFYYFHRLAKFLPDPVSFDAFLQQFLEGTVHYGSWFDHVKGWLGQRQLLDIFYVTYEELHQDLRGTAQRLSTFLGCPLGPETLEALEQHCSFAAMRDNAMANYTLIPREIMDHSQGRFMRKGVVGDWRDHFSPLQNALFNRVYQEEMRDVDLSVHWSMV; encoded by the exons ATGGAGCGGCTGGAGGTGACGGAGACCTTCGCTGGCATCGCCCTGCCCGGGCACCTCCACACCAAGGAGTCCCTGCAGTTCGCCACCACCTTCCCCTTCCGTGACACCGACGTGGTCATCGTCACCTACCCCAAGTCAG gcaccACTTGGATGCAGGAGATCCTGACGCTGCTGTACAGCCGCGGGGACGCGCTGCCGGCCAAGACCATCCCCAACTGGGAGCGGGCGCCCTGGCTGGAGCAGATCCACTTCAGAGGTGCGCTGCGGGACACAGCCGCGCACCGCCTCATCACCAGCCACCTGCCCGCCCGTGTCCTGGCCCCCCTGCTGCAGCGGAGCAAGGCCAAG GTGATCTATGTGGCCAGGAACCCCAAGGACGTCGTTGTCTCCTTCTACTACTTCCACCGCCTGGCCAAATTCCTGCCTGACCCCGTCTCCTTCGATGCCTTCCTCCAGCAGTTCCTCGAGGGCACTG TGCACTACGGCTCCTGGTTCGACCACGTCAAGGGCTGGCTGGGCCAGCGGCAGCTCCTGGACATCTTCTACGTCACCTATGAGGAGCTACACCAG GACCTGCGGGGCACGGCGCAGCGGCTCAGCACCTTCCTGGGCTGCCCGCTGGGGCCGGAGACGCTGGAGGCCctggagcagcactgcagcttcGCCGCCATGCGGGACAACGCGATGGCCAACTACACCCTCATCCCCCGCGAGATCATGGACCACAGCCAGGGACGCTTCATGCGCAAAg GCGTGGTGGGGGACTGGCGCGACCACTTCTCCCCACTGCAAAACGCCCTCTTCAACCGCGTCTACCAGGAGGAGATGCGTGACGTTGACCTCAGCGTCCACTGGTCCATGGTGTGA
- the CPNE7 gene encoding copine-7 gives MPFTHGAACPPSRLAAPRAAATMGEAPEPSSQAPLAVLSKVELRVSCKHLLDRDTLNKSDPCVLLLMQSQGQWVEVDRSEVIKSNLNPVFAKIFTVDYYFEEVQKLRFEVYDSHGHAGIGTHDDDFLGGMECTVGQIVAQKRVTKPLFLKYGKFAGKSTITVISEEISGNNGYVELAFRAKKLDDKDLFSKSDPFLEIYRIDNDRSEQLVYRTEVVKNNLSPIWEPFKVSLNSLCSCEEKRKLRCVVWDYDSRGKHDFIGEFFTTFEEMQKAMGENKVQWECMNPKYKIKKRNYKNSGVVVLLDLKIHRVYSFLDYIMGGCQIHFTVAIDFTASNGDPRNSCSLHYINPYQPNEYLKALVAVGEICQDYDSDKKFSALGFGARIPPKYEVSHDFAINFNPDNDECEGIQGVVESYQSCLPKIQLYGPTNVAPIISKVARVAADEERTKEASQYFILLILTDGVVTDMADTREAIVRASYLPMSIIIVGVGNADFTDMQILDGDDGVLRSPRGEPVLRDIVQFVPFREFKNASPTALAKCVLAEVPKQVVEYYSYKAFPPRCPQPDTPDSSLSSPQ, from the exons ATGCCCTTCACCCACGGTGCTGCCTGCCCCCCGTCGCGCCTGGCagccccccgcgccgccgccaccaTGGGCGAAGCGCCCGAGCCGTCCTCCCAGGCGCCGCTGGCCGTCCTCTCCAAGGTGGAGCTGCGGGTGAGCTGCAAGCACCTCCTGGACCGCGACACCCTCAACAAGTCGGACCCCTGCGTCCTGCTGCTCATGCAGTCCCAGGGGCAGTGGGTGGAG GTGGACCGCAGCGAGGTGATCAAGAGCAACCTGAACCCCGTCTTCGCCAAGATCTTCACGGTGGACTACTACTTCGAGGAGGTGCAGAAGCTGCGCTTCGAGGTGTACGACAGCCACGGGCACGCCGGCATCGGCACGCACGACGATGACTTTCTGGGGGGCATGGAGTGCACCGTGGGGCAG ATCGTGGCGCAGAAGCGGGTGACGAAGCCGCTGTTCCTCAAGTACGGGAAGTTTGCGGGGAAGTCCACCATCACG GTCATCTCCGAGGAGATCTCGGGGAACAACGGCTACGTGGAGCTGGCCTTCCGGGCCAAGAAGCTGGATGACAAG GACCTCTTCAGCAAGTCCGACCCCTTCCTGGAGATCTACCGCATCGACAACGACCGCAGCGAGCAGCTGGTGTACCGCACCGAG GTGGTGAAGAACAACCTGAGCCCCATCTGGGAGCCCTTCAAGGTCTCCCTGAACTCGCTCTGCAGCTgcgaggagaagaggaagctgagg TGCGTGGTGTGGGACTACGACTCGCGGGGCAAACACGACTTCATCGGCGAGTTCTTCACCACCTTCGAGGAGATGCAGAAGGCGATGGGGGAAAACAAG GTGCAGTGGGAGTGCATGAACCCCAAGTACAAAATCAAGAAGCGCAACTACAAGAACTCGggggtggtggtgctgctggacCTGAAG ATCCACAGGGTCTACTCCTTCCTGGACTACATCATGGGCGGCTGCCAGATCCACTTCACG GTGGCCATCGACTTCACGGCCTCCAACGGGGACCCCCGCAACAGCTGCTCCCTGCACTACATCAACCCCTACCAGCCCAACGAGTACCTCAAGGCGCTCGTGGCTGTGGGTGAGATCTGCCAGGACTACGACAG CGATAAGAAATTCTCTGCTCTGGGCTTCGGTGCACGGATCCCCCCCAAGTACGAG GTCTCCCACGACTTCGCCATCAACTTCAACCCCGACAACGACGAGTGTGAGG GCATCCAGGGCGTCGTGGAGTCCTACCAGAGCTGCCTGCCCAAAATCCAGCTGTACGGCCCCACCAACGTGGCCCCCATCATCTCCAAGGTGGCTCGCGTGGCGGCCGACGAGGAGCGGACCAAGGAGGCGTCG caaTACTTCATCCTGCTGATCCTGACGGACGGCGTGGTGACGGACATGGCGGACACGCGGGAGGCCATCGTCCGCGCCTCCTACCTGCCCATGTCCATCATCATCGTGGGCGTGGGCAACGCCGACTTCACCGACATGCAGATCCTGGACGGGGACGACGGCGTCCTGCGCTCCCCCAGGGGCGAGCCCGTCCTGCGCGACATCGTCCAGTTCGTCCCCTTCCGGGAGTTCAAGAAC GCGTCCCCGACGGCGCTGGCCAAGTGCGTGCTGGCCGAGGTGCCCAAGCAGGTGGTGGAGTACTACAGCTACAAGGCCTtcccgccccgctgcccccagcccgaCACCCCCGActccagcctcagctcaccCCAGTGA
- the RPL13 gene encoding large ribosomal subunit protein eL13 has protein sequence MAPSRNGMILKPHFHKDWQRRVATWFNQPARKIRRRKARQAKARRIAPRPVAGPVRPIVRCPTVRYHKKVRAGRGFSLEELKLAGINKRFARTIGISVDPRRRNKSTESLQANVQRLKEYRSKLILFPRKPSAPKKGDSSAEELKMATQLSGPVMPIRNVFKREKARVISEEEKNFKAFASLRMARANARLFGIRAKRAKEAAEQDVEKKK, from the exons ATGGCGCCCAGCCGCAATGGCATGATCCTGAAGCCGCACTTCCACAAGGACTGGCAGCGGCGGGTGGCCACCTGGTTCAACCAGCCCGCCCGCAAGATCCGCAG GAGGAAGGCTCGCCAGGCAAAGGCTCGCCGCATCGCACCTCGGCCCGTGGCTGGGCCCGTCCGGCCCATCGTGAGGTGCCCGACCGTCAGGTACCACAAAAAAGTCCGTGCTGGCAGAGGCTTCAGCCTAGAGGAGCTGAAA CTGGCCGGCATTAACAAAAGGTTTGCCCGGACCATCGGAATCTCCGTGGATCCCAGGCGGCGGAACAAGTCCACGGAGTCGCTGCAGGCCAACGTGCAGAGGCTGAAGGAGTACCGCTCCAAGCTCATCCTCTTCCCGAGGAAGCCCTCGGCGCCTAAGAAGGGAGACAGCTCC GCTGAGGAACTCAAGATGGCGACTCAGCTGTCTGGACCAGTTATGCCAATTAGGAAC GTTTTCAAACGGGAGAAGGCCCGCGTTATCTCCGAAGAGGAGAAGAACTTCAAGGCCTTCGCCAGCCTGCGCATGGCCCGGGCCAACGCCCGTCTCTTCGGGATTCGGGCAAAACGCGCCAAAGAAGCGGCAGAGCAGGAcgtggagaaaaagaaatga